From the genome of Adhaeribacter pallidiroseus:
GTGTAGGGCCACCATGGCTTCTTTGGCATCATCCTCCAGGCTCTGGCGAATAATAACCACGGCTTTGCGGTCGAAATAACCTTCTTTATCCGGAAAATCAATGTCAGCCGCCAGGGATATATCACCCGACATTTTTTTCCAGAGAAAACGAAACTCATCCCGGGTATACCAGATATTATAACCAGCCGAGCTAATAGTATATTGCTTGGTAGCCGGGTTGTAACTGGAGGAGCCCGGCACCACCGCTGCTCCTACATCGCTCTGCCCTTCAAATAACCCTAGCCGCTTGTTTTCGGTACGGACGGGCCTGTGAAAATCTAATGGCGGTGGCACTTGTTTATGCGTGGCAGAGCCGGGCAGCGCCCACTCGGGTACTTCTACTTTGGTGGTGGCTGTTTGAGCAAAAGCCGGGTGCGATGCCGTACCCAGTACCACAGCCGGCACGATAATAATGCAAGCCTTTTTTATATTCTGGATGTACCGGTAGGTATTTTTTAATTTTGAAATTTTTTTCATTGTAACTGGATTTATTTTGTGAGATAAAAAACTGTGTTGGAATACCGTTACAGAAATAACGAAACGGCAAATACCTTTTTTTACTAATTACTTTATTATTTATCCTTGTTGTTTTACCTTAAGCAGTAGCCTGGAAAATTAAACGAATCCAACCAAACTTGTTAGTGCATTACCGAAGGTAAATTTTAAAAATCTAAAGAGAAATAAGGGTAAATACTAAAATAAAACTACTTTTCGGCTATCTCCGAATTACTGACAAAGGAAATAGACTTGCTGTCCGGCGACCACGAGTTAACGTTAATAGTGCCCTGCCCGCCGTATAAGTAAGCAATTACTTTAGAGGTGCCGCCACTTGTGGGCATTAAGCGTAACGTTACCCGCTGGTAAGAAGGATGGGCATTCGGATCAATATCCGTCGGGAAAGAAATATAAGCAATCCATTTACCATCCGGCGAAATGTGCGGAAACCAGTTATGGTTTTCATCAAACGTTATTTGCTCTTTACCGGAACCATCGGGTTTCATCCGCCAGACTTGCATGGTGCCGGTAGGGTTGGCATTGTAGTAAATATACTTGCCGTCCGGCGAATATTCCGGCCCATCCACGTGGCCCGAAGTGTTTTGAGTGAGCGGTACTTCTTTACCCGTGTTTATATCAGCCCGATACAAATTATAAATTTTGCTGCCATTACGCTGCCCCACTATGGTAACTTCCTTACTATTAGGCGCCCAACCGTGCCAGTAAGAAGGAGTTTGTTCGGTAACCAGTTTGGGCGTGCCGCCGGATAAGGGCAATACATATACGGCCGACCCGCCCCCGGTTGATCCTTCCCGGGAACTGCTAATGGCGAGCAGTTTTTTATTAAACGAAATACCGTGGTCGTTGTTATTGCGGGATACCGTGCCGGTATTTAGTTTTTCCGGGGTGCCGCCGGTTACCGGAATGGTATGTAAAGAGCCGCCTTCGTTAAATAAGAGCTTTTTCCCATCGGGCATCCAATTGGGCGCTTCAAAACGGCCTGTAGATTCCCGGATAACTTTTCTTTTACCATCTAAAACAGTCATGGTTTCTAAACGACAGCCCATTATTCCTTGGTTAGTCGCCAGGGTTTTCTGAATCTGCGGATTAGGATGATAATTGCTGGGCACGGGTTTATCTATACGTACATTCCAAACCCGGGCTTCTTCCGTTACTTCTGGGTCGTGCGACGAGATGAACAAACCGGCCAATACGGCATCCGGCAGATCGGGCATGTCGTGGGAACCAACTTCCTGCAACGGCTCTCCCCAATTGGCCACCCGCATAATTACCTTTTTGCCGTTACGTTCTAATTGCACTACCTGGAATACGGTTTTTTTGGCGTAAAATATTTCATCTTGCGGGTCGCGCATATAAGCTCCGCGCAGCGGCCGCCATTGCATAACCGTCAGGCCATCGCCGTGAACCACGGCATTAATGCTGGCTGCGGCCTCATCCGCCGATTCCCGGATCATCCAACCAATTTTCCGGTGACCATTGCCTTTTGCGCCAACAAACTCAAAATTAGCCGTTAGTATAAAGTCGCCTTTAATTTTATTATACAAGTAATGAAATTCGTCGCGGTTAAACCAGATATTATCGCCGCCACCTTTTATAGAATAAGTCTGGGTAGTGGCATCATAGCTGGAAGCGCCTGCTTTTTTGGGCTTTCCGATATCGCCATGATTTTGAAAAATTCCTACCGCTTCTGATTGGGCAAAAGCTACCTGGCAAAAGCAGCTAAGTAAAATAATAGCTAAAAATTTAGTCATGTTCCGTTGAGTTTCTGTTAGTGAGTTACCACTTTAGTTTAAGGATTAAAAAGTAAGTTTTTTTAAATAATCGATATTATGTTTTACGCTAGCCATGGGCTCCCCGGCGTATTCTTCCTGTTCCACGAAGAAATATTTCATCCCCGATTTCTTGGCATTTTCAAACATCTGGGTAATGTTAATGCGGCCGGTACCAAACTCGGTGCTTTCTTCTTTGTCTTTTTTCATGTCTTTTAAATGCCAGAGCGGAAAACGGTTCGGGTATTTCTGAAAGTAATGCAAAGGATCGTGGCCGGTTACAATCACCCAACCCAGGTCCAGTTCCATTTTCACCAGGTCTGGATCGGTTTCTTCCAGCAGCACATCGTATAAAGTTTTGCCGTTTTCTTTCGCAAACTCATATTCGTGGTTATGGTAACCAAAAATTAAGTTAGCCTTTTTACAAGCTTCGGCCGATTTGTTAAATGTTTCTGCCACTTGCTGGTAATTACTAACTGTTTGGCCGGTAGTGGGTAAAGAAGAACAAATTAGATACTGCTGGCCCGATTCGGCTGCTTCATCCACGGTTTTTTGCCAGTCTTTATCGATGTGCACGTGGCCGCTGCGGATGTTCAGGCCCAGGTCTTTGGTTACTTGTTTTATTTCTTTGGCGCTTAAGCCGTAATAATGGCCTTTGGCGCTGCGGGCAGATTCCAGTTCTTTATAGCCCAGTTTGGCCAACTGGGCGAGAGTTTTTTTGGCATCCTTCAGCATTTCGTTACGCACCGTGTATAACTGAATACCCACATTTTGTACTTTGGCCGCGGTAGCTACATAGGGCAAAGCAAAGGCTCCGATTGTTAAAGCACCGGTAGATTTTAAAAAATTTCTTCTGGAAAGCATTTTGTTAAAAGCGTTAATTTGATTATTGAATTTTTAAATTTTATACCGAAGCAACATCCGGAATTAACAAACTATTATTACAATAAATGGCAATAGCAGATTGAAATATAGCTAAACCGAAAGTAAATGGTTCCTTCTTCTAGCGTTTAGCAAGAACGGGTAGCATTCTTCTTATAACTTCTTTATTTTAATATTGCGCCATCTCGAAACCCCGCCCGGTTTCCACCGGTCTTTTCCTAAACCTTTATCGTTATCGTGTACTTCCAGGGAAATATGGCCTTCGCGGCCTAACAAGTTAGCAATGGCTTCTTTGTTATAGTTAGGATGTGCAATTTTAGCGGTGTCTAACTCACAGATTTTAACGTTGTTTATCCAGGAGGTGAGGTAAGGATATTTTCCTTCGCACCGGATTTTAAAAGTATTCCAATCAGCCCACTTCCAGGTTGCTAAAAATTCTTCTACTGGGGCCGCGTAAGCTAATAATTTAA
Proteins encoded in this window:
- a CDS encoding TIM barrel protein, whose protein sequence is MLSRRNFLKSTGALTIGAFALPYVATAAKVQNVGIQLYTVRNEMLKDAKKTLAQLAKLGYKELESARSAKGHYYGLSAKEIKQVTKDLGLNIRSGHVHIDKDWQKTVDEAAESGQQYLICSSLPTTGQTVSNYQQVAETFNKSAEACKKANLIFGYHNHEYEFAKENGKTLYDVLLEETDPDLVKMELDLGWVIVTGHDPLHYFQKYPNRFPLWHLKDMKKDKEESTEFGTGRINITQMFENAKKSGMKYFFVEQEEYAGEPMASVKHNIDYLKKLTF
- a CDS encoding TolB family protein, with translation MTKFLAIILLSCFCQVAFAQSEAVGIFQNHGDIGKPKKAGASSYDATTQTYSIKGGGDNIWFNRDEFHYLYNKIKGDFILTANFEFVGAKGNGHRKIGWMIRESADEAAASINAVVHGDGLTVMQWRPLRGAYMRDPQDEIFYAKKTVFQVVQLERNGKKVIMRVANWGEPLQEVGSHDMPDLPDAVLAGLFISSHDPEVTEEARVWNVRIDKPVPSNYHPNPQIQKTLATNQGIMGCRLETMTVLDGKRKVIRESTGRFEAPNWMPDGKKLLFNEGGSLHTIPVTGGTPEKLNTGTVSRNNNDHGISFNKKLLAISSSREGSTGGGSAVYVLPLSGGTPKLVTEQTPSYWHGWAPNSKEVTIVGQRNGSKIYNLYRADINTGKEVPLTQNTSGHVDGPEYSPDGKYIYYNANPTGTMQVWRMKPDGSGKEQITFDENHNWFPHISPDGKWIAYISFPTDIDPNAHPSYQRVTLRLMPTSGGTSKVIAYLYGGQGTINVNSWSPDSKSISFVSNSEIAEK